In a genomic window of Glycine max cultivar Williams 82 chromosome 13, Glycine_max_v4.0, whole genome shotgun sequence:
- the LOC100816833 gene encoding rac-like GTP-binding protein RAC2, whose translation MSTARFIKCVTVGDGAVGKTCMLISYTSNTFPTDYVPTVFDNFSANVVIDGSTVNLGLWDTAGQEDYNRLRPLSYRGADVFLLAFSLLSRASYENISKKWIPELRHYAPIVPIVLVGTKLDLREDRQYLIDHPAATPITTAQGEELKKEIGAAVYIECSSKTQQNVKAVFDAAIKVVLQPSKPKKKRKKNRTCVFL comes from the exons atgagtaCAGCAAGATTCATCAAGTGTGTTACTGTGGGAGATGGAGCCGTGGGAAAGACATGTATGCTCATCTCTTACACCAGCAACACATTCCCCACG gactATGTGCCTACAGTTTTTGACAACTTCAGTGCAAATGTGGTGATTGATGGAAGCACAGTTAATCTAGGATTATGGGACACTGCTG GACAGGAGGATTACAACAGGCTTAGGCCTTTGAGCTACAGAGGAGCAGATGTGTTTTTGCTGGCATTTTCCCTCCTCAGCAGAGCCAGCTATGAAAATATCTCTAAGAAG TGGATCCCTGAACTGAGACATTATGCCCCAATTGTGCCAATTGTACTTGTGGGAACCAAACTTG ATTTGAGGGAAGATAGGCAATATTTGATTGATCATCCTGCGGCCACACCTATAACTACTGCTCAG GGAGAAGAGCTGAAGAAGGAAATTGGTGCTGCTGTGTATATAGAATGCAGCTCAAAGACTCAGCAG AATGTGAAGGCTGTGTTTGACGCTGCAATCAAGGTTGTTCTGCAGCCATCAAAGCCAAAGAAAAAACGAAAGAAGAACAGAACATGCGTTTTCCTTTAA